One window from the genome of Oryza glaberrima chromosome 3, OglaRS2, whole genome shotgun sequence encodes:
- the LOC127765617 gene encoding membrane metalloprotease ARASP, chloroplastic-like, protein MIRITTHLSPTLKPPPLSLHPHLPLLRRHRHPSSRPISVSAAAPSDLLASVESVASAASVLAAIVLVHESGHFLAATSRGIHVSQFSVGFGPALARFRLGPVEYALRAIPLGGYVGFPDDDPDSGFPPDDPDLLRNRPVPDRLLVVSAGVAANLLFAFLIVYAQALTVGVPVQAQLPGVLVPEVIPGSAAARAGLLPGDVILSVPGLAPDPSVPVLVDLIKASPNKDVSVIVSRTGPGPGDRRSIDLTVVPDTSVDGTGRIGVQLSPYFRVTRVHPNNLAEATVLALREFTALSATVLDGLRQTFLNFSQTAEKVSGPVAIIAVGAEVARSSAEGLFQFAAVINLNLAAINLLPLPALDGGTLALILLEAARGGQKIPREIEQRIMSSGILVVLMVGMFLIVRDTLNLDFIKDIL, encoded by the coding sequence ATGATTCGGATTACCACCCACCTCTCTCCCACCCTCAAGCCTCCTCCTCTATccctccacccccacctccctctcctccgccgccaccgccacccctccTCCAGGCCCatctccgtctccgccgccgccccgtccgACCTCCTCGCCAGCGTCGAgtccgtcgcctccgccgcctccgtcctcgccgccatcgtcctCGTCCACGAGTCGGGCCacttcctcgccgccacctcccgcggCATCCACGTCTCCCAGTTCTCCGTCGGCTTCGGCCCCGCCCTCGCGCGCTTCCGCCTCGGCCCCGTCGAGTACGCGCTCCGCGCCATCCCGCTCGGGGGCTACGTCGGCTTCCCCGACGACGACCCGGACTCCGGCTTCCCGCCCGACGACCCCGACCTCCTCCGCAACCGCCCCGTCCCcgaccgcctcctcgtcgtctccgccggcgtcgccgccaacCTCCTCTTCGCCTTCCTCATCGTCTACGCCCAGGCGCTCACCGTCGGCGTCCCCGTCCAGGCGCAGCTCCCCGGCGTCCTCGTCCCCGAGGTCATccccggctccgccgccgcccgcgccggcctcctccccggcgATGTCATCCTCTCCGTCCCCGGCCTCGCGCCGGACCCCTCCGTTCCTGTCCTCGTCGACCTCATCAAGGCCAGCCCCAACAAGGATGTCTCCGTCATCGTCTCAAGAACAGGGCCAGGACCCGGCGACCGGAGGTCCATCGACCTCACCGTCGTGCCGGACACCAGCGTCGACGGGACCGGCCGCATTGGCGTGCAGCTCTCGCCCTACTTCCGTGTCACTCGCGTCCACCCCAACAACCTGGCCGAGGCCACCGTCCTCGCCTTGCGCGAGTTCACCGCATTGAGCGCCACGGTGCTCGACGGCCTCAGGCAGACGTTTCTCAACTTCTCGCAGACGGCGGAGAAGGTGTCTGGTCCAGTTGCAATCATTGCGGTTGGTGCAGAGGTGGCCAGGTCAAGCGCCGAGGGCTTGTTTCAGTTTGCGGCGGTGATCAACCTCAACCTTGCTGCAATAAACTTGTTGCCATTGCCAGCATTAGACGGTGGGACGTTGGCGTTGATCCTTCTCGAGGCGGCCCGTGGTGGGCAGAAGATCCCCCGTGAAATCGAACAGAGGATCATGTCGTCAGGTATACTGGTGGTACTCATGGTTGGCATGTTTCTGATTGTCCGCGACACGCTCAATCTCGACTTCATCAAGGACATTTTGTGA